Proteins from one Mycobacterium sp. HUMS_12744610 genomic window:
- a CDS encoding RND family transporter codes for MSEHRVDDAPVKRPLIPRLVRAFAIPIILFWGLVAITTNTFMPQVERVAEELAGPMVPHYAPSQRALLHIGEKFHESNSTNLTMIVFEANRPLAVADHEYYDGLMRRLEGDKQHVQYVMNLWGKPFTAAGAQSLDGKAAYVLLRLAGDIGQIEANQSVAAVRDIVAKDTPPPGLKVYVSGAAPLASDTLTIANNSLNNVTIVTIILIVVMLLLVYRAPSVLLVPLLGVLIEMLVAKGITATLGHLGYIELSSFAVNIVVALTLGAGTDYGIFLMGRYHEARQAGESREDAFYTAYRSVAPIIIGSGLTIAGACYCLTFARLNYFHTMGPAVAITMLFTITAAMTLGPALLTVGSLLGLFDPKQKVKAHLYRRIAASVVRWPVPILAASSAVVMIGAIFVPTYRQNYDDRQYQPRNSPANLGFAAADRHFPKSKLFSEMLMVETDHDMRNSADFISLDRVAKALIRLPGVAMVQSITRPLGRPLEHASIPYLFTTQGSGNGQQLPFNIEQNSNTDQQADIQAHSVEVLRKEIGFFQRVSDELHQTVLTVEDLQRISDELNQETSNVDDFFRPVKSYFYWERHCFDIPICWTFRSLFEALDNIDKLAEDIGNAKVSLEEVDKAFPQIIAQLKATADDTEALRAKLVNSYGSADLQALQTAQTFDDSINVGNDFDKSRSDDYFYIPHEAFDNEDVKTGIKLMMSPDGKAARFIVTHEANAMGPEGVQHVEKFPTAITTILKETSLAGARIYIGGSGSNDKDIKEYATSDLMIAAIAAFILIFLIMMFLTRSLVAALVIPGTVAFSYAGAFGLSILVWQHLIGLHLHWLVLPLTFIILVAVGSDYNLLLIVRVKEEIGAGLNTGLIRALGSTGGVVTSAGLVFAFTMLAMLTSDLRTIGQVGSTVCIGLLLDTLIVRSFVVPCIVRLLGPWFWWPTLVRTRPLRRQPVPVGSRAAE; via the coding sequence ATGAGTGAGCACCGCGTGGACGACGCCCCCGTCAAACGGCCCCTCATCCCGCGACTGGTCCGTGCCTTCGCGATACCGATCATCCTCTTTTGGGGTCTTGTCGCGATCACGACGAATACCTTTATGCCCCAAGTGGAACGCGTCGCAGAAGAACTCGCCGGACCGATGGTGCCGCACTACGCCCCCTCCCAGCGAGCCCTGCTGCACATCGGCGAAAAATTCCACGAATCCAACTCGACGAACTTGACCATGATCGTGTTCGAGGCCAACCGGCCGCTGGCCGTTGCCGACCACGAGTACTACGACGGGCTGATGCGCCGCCTCGAGGGCGACAAACAGCACGTGCAATACGTGATGAACCTCTGGGGCAAACCGTTCACCGCAGCCGGGGCGCAGAGCCTCGACGGCAAGGCCGCCTACGTGCTGTTGCGTCTGGCCGGTGACATCGGCCAGATCGAAGCCAACCAGTCCGTGGCCGCCGTGCGCGACATCGTCGCCAAAGACACCCCGCCGCCGGGCCTCAAGGTCTACGTCAGCGGCGCGGCTCCCCTGGCCTCCGACACGCTCACCATTGCGAACAACAGCCTGAACAACGTCACGATCGTCACGATCATCCTCATCGTGGTGATGCTGCTGCTGGTGTATCGGGCCCCCTCCGTGCTCTTGGTGCCCTTGCTGGGAGTCCTGATCGAAATGCTGGTCGCCAAAGGGATTACCGCCACCCTCGGCCACCTGGGATACATCGAACTCTCGTCGTTCGCGGTGAACATCGTCGTCGCACTGACGCTGGGCGCGGGAACGGACTACGGCATCTTCTTGATGGGCCGCTATCACGAGGCACGGCAAGCCGGCGAAAGCCGGGAGGACGCCTTCTACACCGCGTACCGGAGCGTGGCGCCAATCATCATCGGCTCGGGGCTGACGATCGCGGGCGCGTGCTATTGCCTGACTTTCGCACGGCTGAACTACTTCCACACCATGGGTCCCGCAGTGGCGATCACGATGCTGTTCACCATCACGGCGGCGATGACGCTGGGCCCGGCCCTGTTGACCGTGGGAAGCCTGCTCGGGCTGTTCGATCCCAAACAAAAGGTGAAGGCACACCTGTATCGGCGCATCGCCGCGAGCGTGGTGCGCTGGCCGGTGCCGATCCTGGCAGCCAGTTCGGCCGTCGTCATGATCGGGGCGATCTTCGTGCCGACCTACCGGCAGAACTACGACGACCGCCAATACCAGCCGCGCAATTCCCCGGCCAACCTCGGCTTCGCCGCCGCCGATCGGCATTTCCCGAAGAGCAAACTGTTCTCAGAGATGCTGATGGTCGAGACCGACCACGACATGCGCAACTCCGCCGATTTCATCTCACTGGACCGGGTGGCCAAAGCGCTCATCCGCCTTCCCGGTGTGGCGATGGTGCAGAGCATCACCAGGCCTTTGGGCCGGCCCCTCGAGCACGCGAGCATTCCTTACCTGTTCACCACACAGGGCAGCGGCAACGGTCAACAACTCCCGTTCAACATCGAACAGAACTCCAACACCGATCAACAGGCGGATATCCAGGCGCACTCCGTGGAAGTCCTGCGCAAAGAGATCGGGTTCTTCCAAAGGGTGTCCGACGAACTGCACCAAACGGTGCTCACCGTCGAGGATCTGCAAAGGATCAGCGACGAGTTGAATCAGGAAACCTCCAACGTCGACGACTTCTTCCGACCGGTCAAGAGCTACTTCTATTGGGAGCGACACTGTTTCGACATTCCCATTTGCTGGACGTTCAGATCGCTGTTCGAAGCACTCGACAACATCGACAAGCTGGCCGAAGACATCGGGAACGCCAAAGTCTCCCTCGAAGAGGTCGACAAGGCCTTCCCGCAGATCATCGCCCAGCTCAAAGCCACAGCCGACGACACCGAGGCGCTCCGGGCCAAGTTGGTCAACAGCTACGGGTCCGCCGATCTGCAAGCCCTGCAAACCGCGCAGACATTCGATGACTCGATCAACGTCGGCAACGACTTCGACAAGTCGCGCAGCGACGACTACTTCTACATCCCCCACGAAGCGTTCGACAACGAGGACGTCAAGACCGGTATCAAGCTGATGATGTCACCGGACGGAAAAGCCGCCCGGTTCATCGTCACCCACGAGGCCAACGCGATGGGCCCCGAGGGCGTGCAACATGTCGAGAAGTTCCCGACGGCCATCACCACGATCCTCAAAGAGACCTCGTTGGCCGGCGCGCGCATCTACATCGGCGGTTCGGGGTCCAACGACAAAGACATCAAAGAATACGCCACATCGGACCTGATGATCGCGGCGATCGCCGCGTTCATCCTGATCTTTTTGATCATGATGTTCCTCACCCGAAGCCTGGTGGCGGCCTTGGTCATTCCCGGCACGGTGGCGTTCTCCTACGCCGGGGCCTTCGGGCTGTCCATACTCGTCTGGCAGCACCTCATCGGTCTGCACCTGCACTGGCTGGTGCTGCCGCTGACGTTCATCATCCTGGTGGCGGTGGGCTCGGACTACAACTTGCTGCTGATCGTCCGCGTCAAAGAGGAGATCGGCGCCGGGTTGAACACCGGCCTGATCCGCGCTCTGGGCAGCACCGGCGGTGTGGTGACGTCGGCGGGCCTGGTGTTCGCGTTCACCATGCTGGCGATGCTCACCAGCGATCTGCGCACCATCGGCCAGGTGGGGTCCACCGTGTGCATCGGCCTGCTGCTCGACACGCTGATCGTGCGGTCGTTCGTCGTGCCGTGCATCGTGCGGCTCCTCGGGCCATGGTTCTGGTGGCCGACGCTGGTGCGAACCCGTCCGTTGCGGCGTCAACCGGTTCCGGTCGGTTCCCGGGCAGCGGAATAG
- a CDS encoding MmpS family transport accessory protein: MPLVAVVAIGVGALCMWKVHQFSAPPPVLTVNGPQAPEEFNPKRLTYEVFGSAGTGGELVYIDIDGHPHPVDVTTLPWSHTETTTLTVVSGSVSVHVHGGHVGCRMLVDGVVRDEQVSHHQDADVECRVKSA, encoded by the coding sequence ATGCCGCTGGTCGCCGTGGTCGCGATCGGTGTGGGCGCGCTGTGCATGTGGAAGGTGCATCAGTTCTCCGCGCCGCCGCCGGTCCTCACCGTCAACGGCCCGCAGGCGCCCGAGGAGTTCAACCCCAAACGGCTCACCTATGAGGTGTTCGGATCCGCCGGGACGGGCGGAGAACTCGTCTACATCGACATCGACGGACATCCCCACCCAGTAGATGTCACGACGTTGCCGTGGTCGCACACGGAGACGACGACGCTCACGGTGGTGTCCGGCAGTGTCTCGGTGCACGTGCACGGCGGTCACGTTGGCTGCCGGATGCTGGTGGACGGCGTGGTGCGCGATGAACAGGTCAGTCACCATCAGGACGCGGACGTCGAATGCCGGGTGAAATCGGCATGA
- a CDS encoding FAD-binding oxidoreductase: MAREFSRQTFLRAAAGALAAGTVLGPGRAMADPKTSGWSGLSSVIGGQVVLPDQGSQFATAKQVFNTNYNDAMPAAVVVPTSAADVQKAMAFAAAHHLKVAPRGGGHSYVGASTANGTMVLDLRQLPGGINYDAASGHVTVTPATGLYAMHEALAGAGRGVPTGTCPTVGAAGHALGGGLGADSRHAGLLCDQLTSASVVLPGGQAVTASATNNPDLFWGLRGGGGGNFGAVTSLTFATFPTGDVDAVNLNFPPESFVEVLLGWQNWLRTADRNSWALADATVDPMGTHCRILATCPAGSGDGVQRAIVSAVGVQPTGTEIHTFNRMELVRYLAVGNLNPAPLGYVGGSDVLPLVNAGAAQGIAAAVNAFPRGAGRMLAIMHALDGALATPAPGATAFPWRRQYALVQWYVETSGPPAAATAWLNTAHQAVQPYSAGGYVNYLEANQPASRYFGSNLSRLSAVRQKYDPGRVMFSGLPV, from the coding sequence TTGGCGCGTGAATTCTCGCGGCAGACGTTTCTGCGGGCGGCCGCCGGAGCGCTGGCCGCGGGGACGGTGCTGGGCCCGGGTCGCGCCATGGCCGACCCGAAAACCTCGGGCTGGAGCGGCCTTTCGTCCGTCATCGGCGGCCAGGTGGTGCTGCCGGATCAGGGTTCCCAGTTCGCAACGGCCAAACAGGTTTTCAACACCAACTACAACGACGCGATGCCTGCGGCGGTCGTCGTCCCGACCTCGGCCGCCGACGTGCAGAAGGCGATGGCCTTTGCCGCGGCGCACCACCTCAAGGTCGCCCCGCGCGGGGGCGGGCATTCCTACGTGGGGGCCTCCACGGCCAACGGCACCATGGTGCTCGACCTGCGGCAGCTGCCGGGCGGCATCAACTACGATGCGGCCAGCGGGCACGTCACGGTGACGCCGGCGACCGGTCTGTATGCGATGCACGAGGCGCTGGCCGGGGCGGGCCGCGGCGTGCCGACGGGTACCTGCCCGACGGTCGGTGCCGCGGGCCACGCCCTGGGCGGCGGCCTGGGCGCCGATTCGCGGCACGCGGGCCTGCTGTGCGACCAGCTGACGTCGGCGTCGGTGGTGCTGCCCGGCGGCCAGGCGGTCACCGCGTCGGCCACCAACAACCCCGACCTGTTCTGGGGGTTGCGCGGCGGCGGTGGCGGCAACTTCGGGGCGGTCACCTCGCTGACCTTCGCCACGTTTCCCACCGGGGACGTCGACGCCGTGAACCTGAATTTCCCGCCGGAGTCGTTCGTGGAGGTTCTCCTCGGTTGGCAGAACTGGCTGCGCACCGCCGACCGGAACAGCTGGGCGCTGGCCGATGCCACCGTCGACCCGATGGGAACCCACTGCCGGATCCTCGCGACCTGCCCGGCCGGGTCGGGTGACGGGGTGCAGCGCGCCATCGTCTCGGCCGTCGGGGTGCAACCGACCGGAACCGAGATCCACACGTTCAACCGCATGGAGCTGGTGCGGTACCTGGCCGTCGGGAACCTCAACCCGGCACCGCTGGGGTATGTCGGCGGATCCGACGTCCTGCCGCTCGTCAACGCGGGCGCCGCGCAGGGAATCGCCGCGGCGGTCAACGCCTTTCCGCGCGGGGCGGGCCGCATGCTGGCGATCATGCACGCCCTCGACGGCGCCCTGGCGACCCCGGCCCCCGGGGCCACCGCCTTTCCGTGGCGGCGACAGTACGCGCTGGTGCAGTGGTACGTTGAAACCTCCGGGCCGCCCGCGGCGGCCACCGCCTGGCTCAACACGGCACACCAAGCGGTGCAACCATATTCGGCCGGCGGCTACGTAAACTACCTCGAGGCCAACCAGCCGGCGTCGCGGTACTTCGGTTCGAATCTGTCGCGGCTCAGTGCCGTGCGCCAGAAGTACGATCCCGGCCGGGTCATGTTCTCCGGGTTGCCTGTCTGA